DNA sequence from the Oncorhynchus keta strain PuntledgeMale-10-30-2019 chromosome 1, Oket_V2, whole genome shotgun sequence genome:
gcgcacaccgctaactaagctagtcgtttcacatccgttacacctgtCTTTTCTGGGGTCTCCCTGAGGACAGGCTGGCACTCCTTCACAGTGAAGTTTGACCCTGTTCCTCACTATTATCTGATTGTTGCCCCCCCCAACGACCCTAAGTACTGTCATGAAGTTGGCCTGAGGGGGAGGTTTATGACCCTCAAAAATACCTTtgccctttttcctctctctactatACCGATGTGACTATTGAAGATCCCTTTGTTAATATTGACTATTGAAGAAAAAAAAGTGGGCTAGGAGAGGACGGACAGAGTATCCATTCTACCACACTCCAGTTCACCACTAGACAGTCTTCAGGGGACCAGAGATCCATGCTGGTCCACCCGGACTCCCATCTACGAACAATCTACCGAAGTGCAGCTCAGAATAAATATGTTTTTCTCCTTTTTCAAATGGgtggttatttagaatgcataagatactgtatttacgatagcatagctgCCTACGGCCCGATAGAGACACAAAACCTTTTTTGCTCCTCagtcttcccactctttcactcaaacaCATCCCACTCTCTTTGTGTAACCAGACGTCGTATCTGTTCTGTCCCCTAGGGATGTTTtgacataataataatgacataatttgtaatcaatgtatgacACATTCTGTGTATAtataattctgtgtgattatttgggtatttagtaaatacataattaaacccaattttgtattgctgattcaacttgttagccagggttcatgaagacaaccaagaatttacaactttcagatgagactaaataaagtgacgattaaatattgactgctatgGAGGTAAAAGAttaccaggtctttaagagtttatttggaagataacagctctataaacattctttcgtggtgccccgactttctagttaattacattaacctgtttagcttaatcaggtaatattaattacagagacaTTTTTTTATAGATttgcatgtcatatcacttaatccggcatagccaaagacacgacaatacACAGCCAATGCAAGAggggcttcggaacaagtctctgaatgtccttgagtggcccagccagagcccggacttgaacttgatcgacatctctggagagacctgaaaatagttgtgcagcgacgctccccattcaacctggcagatcttgagaggatctgcagagaagaatgggagaatcttcccaaatacatgtgtgccaagcttgtagcatcatacccaagaagtgttgaggctgtaatcgctgccaaaggtgcttcaataaagtcttGAGTAAAGGGGTCTGAAACCTTTGCTTTGTCAGTCTGGAATGTTGTGTGTATTGAGGGGAttttttttcatacattttcaaataaggctgtaacataacaaaatatggaaaaagtgaaaagatctaaatactttccgaatgcaatatATATTGTAGCCCAGGCCTACTTCTAATCAGGTAGAAACTATTCTACTTTTCACAAACATTTGAAAGGTAAATTGAGtcgtaatgtactgtatatatacttttgtgCATAGCTTATCATATTTTTTTCAAAAAGGTATTTCCCCTGAGCTACATTGCTAATGTTAGCAGCAATTAGTGTCATCATTGTTAATTTACACAGCAAGCCTTACAGAATCCTTGTCTAACTACACTACTAAATCTGAATTTCACAACTTTATTGTTAGTCCTTATGCTTATTACAGTACTGTTACATACAAAAAAAACGTGACATTGTTCATATTTACAATTTGTTGGGAGGCCAAAGCTATACACACATGTTGAGAATGATGACAGGACATGTACTGCACATATGTTTAATATATAGCTGTATCTCCATATTAAACTGCCAAAGGCAGACACAATAACTGTGTTGTTCCCTTTTGATATCAACAAGTACCTTCAGGGTTTGCATGTGTTTACTCTTGTGGGTGCCCTAGCCTAAGCAACCAACGAGCTTTAATGGTTAGCCGCCCTGAAAAATATGTGTACTGTCTTAATAAAGAAAACAATTCCATAACTATTTTTGGACAACTTAGAATGTTGCACACCGCGTTCAGCCAAAGCATAGTTTTCCAGTTTTTTTCCAACTGCTTGCCATTAAAGTTGGTTAAGTAGGAAAATGATGCCTTTACAGCCTGAATGGTGGATGCTTTATGCACAAGTTGGTCCACGGATGGGCAGAAGTGTATTACCGGGAATGCACATCAATCCTAGACAATAGTGCAGATCTAGCAACCACTATCGGGTGCCCATAAAAGTGTGGTCTCGGCCCAGGTTTTCCTAACTCGGTCCCCCCCGGGtgcacatttagttttttttccctagcactacacagctgattcaaataaccaactcattataaagctttgattatttgaatcagctgtgtagtcagtggtgtaatgtacttaggtagtactttaaagtattttaccTAGGTTTTTTGGGGTATcagtactttactttactatttatacttTTGCTTTTACTTCATTACATTCCTGAAGAagataatgtactttttactccatacattttccctgacacccaaaagtatatTTTGATTGGCTAGCAagacaggaaaattgtcaaattcatgcacttatcaagagaacatccccagtcatccctattgcctctgatctgttggactcactaaacacaaatgctttgtttgtaaatgatgtctgagtattgaAGTGTGCCCCTTGCtatctgtaaaaaaatatatattttaaaaaggaAAAAAGAAAATGGTGCATCTGGTTTGCTTTAATATAAGCcctttgaaattatttatacttttacttttaatactcAAGTATATTTTCAGCAATTACATTtacctttgatacttaagtacatttaaaaccaaatacttttagactattactcaagtagaattttactggatgacttttactttagtaattttctattaaggaatctttacttttactcaagtatgacatttgggtactttttccaccactgtgtgtagtgctagggcaaattccaaaacatgcacccgGGGGGTGCCCAGGACTGAATTTTGGAAACCCTGGTCTatgggtattcaactcttaccctatgaggtccggagcctgctggttttctattctacctgataattaattgaaCCCACCTGGTGTTCCAAGTCTAAATCAGCCagtgattagaggggaacaattttttaaaagcagtggaactggctttgaggtccagagtttAGTTTGAAAGGTTTAGGCCAGGGATGGGTAACTCCAGTCCTCGGGCCTGGAGTAGTGTCACACTTGATCCCCATCCCTCGCAAACACAGACGATTAAACTAATTTCATTCTAAACTGAAGAACATAATTAATTAATTGATTAGTTCATTATTGGAGTCACGTGTGCTAGCTGGGGCTGGCCCAAAattgtgacaccaatcaggcccctgaAGACTGGAGTTGCCCATTCTTGGTTTAGGCCAACACTGATAAATCTATCGCTTGTGGGAAAGCCCACAGCCAGGTTGGTATGTCTAACCCTTATGGGTGGAGTGCCATATCCTCTAACCTGGCTGACAACTCTTTGGACCACGTGGGGTGGCGTACCAGGCTacatattagaggtcgaccgattgcctttatttaactaggcaagtcaattaagaacacattcttattttcaatgacggcctaggaacagtgggttaactgccttgttcaggggcagaatgacagattttcaccttgtcagctcgggtgatccaatcttgcaaccttacagttaactagtccagcgctataacgacctgcctctctctcgttacaTTCCACAAggtgactgcctgttacgcgaatgcagtaagccaaggtaagttgctagctcgcattaaacttatcttataaaaaacaatcaatcataatcactagtcaacacatggttgatgatattactagatattatctagcgtgtcctgctttgcatataatctgactgagcatacaagtatctaagtatctgactgagcggtggtaggcagaagcaggcacgtcaacattcattcaaacagcactttcgtgcgttttgccagcagctctttgttgtgcgtcaagcattgcgctgtttatgacttcaagcctatcaactcccgagatgaggctggtgtaactgaagtgaaatggctggctagttagcgcgcagtaatagcgtttcaaacgtcactcgctctgagccttctagtagttgttccccttgctctgcatgagTAACGCCGCtttgatggtggctgttgtcgttgtgttcctggttcgagcccagggaggagcgaggagaggtacggaagctatactgttacactggcaatactaaagtgcctataagaacatccaatagtcaaaggtaaaagaaatacaaatggtatagagggaaataatcctataattcctataataactacaacctaaaacttcttacctgggaatattgaagacccatgttaaaaggaaccaccagctttcatatgttctcatgttctgagcaaggtacttaaatgttagctttcttacatagcacatattgcacttttactttcttctctaacactttgtttttgcattatttaaaccaaattgaacatgtttcattatttacttgaagTTAAAttcattttatttatgtattatattaagttaaaataagtgttcattcagtattgttgtaattgtcattattacaaataatttTGGCGGGGCAGATTAatatcggtatcggcttttttggtcctccaataattggtatcggtgttgaaaaatcataatcggtcgaccactACTACATATCCCTTGGCAATCCTATAATTTAAACAATGCAATAaacatatgtaaacattatacaaTTACTAACTCTAGTATGGACTACAATGTACTCCAAAACCACTGTTGGGCCCTTGGAAataggggaaaataataaatgAAGTAATGACTTCATGAAAAAATGACAAATGTCAGCAAAGTGTTATTTCCTTCTTTCCACAGATGAGTGTTAGTACTTTTCTTAAAATAAGCACTCTTGATAGATAGTGTTAGATATTCTTCTTCACACAACTCCTTCAGATAACCCTTCTCTCTCAGAGCTGTCCTTGGTTTCATTTATGACATTTTGCATAGAACATTACACTACTGCCTAACTTAATCTTCAAcgttatgtaaataagttatctCCTTTCATTGTTGGACAATATTTGAACTGTGGTACCATTCTGTCCAGGAATCTGTTTCCTATTGATCTGTGACCCATGGACTGTGAGTGGTTTCCTCGGGAAGATAGCAGGGGTTTAGGGGTGAGGTTGGTGACTCAGTTCAGGGCAGGTGAGCTGCTAGGTGGTAGAATAGGTGTTTCATCCCTGAACGCATCTGACTGGAGGTCTGTAAGACAGACATAATAATACATTATCAGAGAGTTAGAAAGAATGACTGATGATCCTATTGGTCTTTCATCTACGCAAGCAAAGAAGCATGGATTAAAGTAAGAGAGTCTTAAAAAAGAAAGAGAACAAGCATTTATAGAGcgagatacagagatacacacaacATACCAATGAGTGATGTGTTCTGCTGGTGGTTGATGACAACAgacttctcttcctcctcctctccccagtctgCAATGTTGGCTGGGGGGATACACTGCTCCAGGAACAGATCATCCTCCTCAGAACAGAATTCCATGTCTTCCGGGGGCCACCGTAACTCGCCACTCTCCACTTCGCTCATGTCCGTGGGCTCCACCATGATGGAGGGAAGCCGCTCCTTCTCTGAGGGACTGAACTGCTGCAGGTGATTGGGAGAGCCTTCTGGACTCAGAGACACCTCCACTGGTTCTGGGAAGATCTGTAGGCAGAGGGAGGGTCCACAGGTGGGTGATTGAATGTAGGCTGACATGGATGGTGACATTAATTCACTAGTATAGACACCTGTATTATAAACCTTATTAGAAGACCCATCATAATCTATTGATTAGCATGCCATTTATTAACGGCATTTGGAACGAGAAACATATATGTGATATTGAACATAGATGCAGAGGTTGGGTGAATATGTACCTGGAAAGGTAACCTGTTCTCATTATTCCTCTTCGGTGACATCTCGCCCATCGATGACTCCTGGGCACCAAGcgcctccatccctctgtgtgtAAAAGATAGCAGAACTAACTGATATCACACACAAAGTATATACTGTACAAAGCCACTGGGATGAACTACAGGAAAGCAGTACACTTAGACagaaacacattcacactcaGCATTGATGCAACACTTTACATGGCTTAGTAGACAGAAACAAAAAGACACATCTTACTCATACTACACTGTACACATACACAACTCTGCATGCACAAGTGTCTCAGAAGGAATATATGCTATTGAGCTACACAAAACCTTGGATCAGGTGGTATTGATGTAACCCTTGTTAGCGCTGGCAATCCTGGCACCAGAGTAGACCCTagattggaatatgttccgggattcttcctatGGCATTGAGCAGTACACCACATCaatcattggcttcatcaataagtgcatcgacgtcGTTGTCCCCAGAGTAACCTGGGGATAACCCCAACCAGaatccatggattacaggcaacatccacactgagctaaaggctagagctgccgctttcaaagagcgggactctaacccggaagcttataagaaatcctgctatgtgctccaacaaaccatcaaacaggcaaagtgtcaatacaggactaagatcgaatcgtactacactggctgtGTAGTACTAcacggatgtggcagggcttgaaaaccattacagactacaaaatgAAAaaagccgtgagctgcccagtgacacgagcctaccagacaagctaaactacttctatgctagCTTCGAGGCAAATAAGATTGAAACatgtatgagagcaccagctgttccaaatgactgtgtgatcacgctctccacagccgatgtaagacctttaaacaggtcaacattcacaaggccgcagggccagacggattaccaggacgtgtactgcgagcatgtgctgacctagacacattccaatttgcataccaccctaacaaatccacagatgatgcaatctctattgcactccacaccgccctttcccacctggacaaaatgaacacctatgtgaaaatgctattcattgactacagcttagcattcaacaccataattCCCTCAAAGCTAATAAATAAGCCAAGGACCCTggtactaaacacctccctctgcaactggatcctggacttcctgatgggctgcccccaggtggtaagggtaggtaacaacacatcagccatgctgatcctcaacacaggggcccctcaggggtgcgtgatcagttccctcctgtactccctgttcactcatgactgcacagccaggcacgactccaacaccatcattaagtttgccaatgacacagtggtaggactgatcaccgaatacgacgagacagcctacagggaggaggtcagatacctgaccgtgtggtgccaggacaacaacctctccctctaaGTGTtcaagacaaatgagatgatcgtggactacaggaaatcgacggggctgtagtggagcaggttgagagcttcaagttccttggtgtccacatcaccaacaaaataacatggtccaagcacaccaagacagtcgtgaagagggcacgacaaaacctattccccctgaaaagatttggcatgggtactcagatcctcaaaaggttctaaatctgcaccatcgagagcatcctgactggttgcatcactgcctgatatTGCCTGATAATTCTCTCTAGTCCCTCATGCCCATGAATGCAGGCCACATTGCGTGTCCCGCATCACTTTGAAACAGGCCCTTCATTGGTCAGAGGGGTCAGTGCTATAGCTGAGTGGCTGGGACTGGTCTGTGAGGTAGCAGAGTGAATCCCAGTTGTGGTGAGCCTAATCACCATGTTCACTTGGCCCCTCAACCCCACACAGTCATGAAtgtgctcgcacacacacacaaacacacacatttagcaCTGAGCTTCAGATTAGATTGCTTATGGATTttatcatatacaaatgtaataTGTCCTTGTCCATCTTTTTGTTTTTCATTATGTGATGTATTGGCAGAATGTGGTCATCATATCGCTGCGTCCAAAGCCAAGCCTCCATGCTAAAACGGAGAAACGTAGTTTCCTATTCACTGTATGAGCCAGAATTATTTCCACTGCGTGAGCCTGAGTTATTTCCACTTTAAATCTGTTTATGTTTTCCAGAAAAGCCCCCCGAGGATTAAAAAGAACTGAAGTTCTGTCTCCCCATTCTCACTGCTCCTCCCAGTGAAAGTCTGGTATTATGGCCTTCTGTCACAGTGGCCATCACTCACTCCTGTTGACATGCCTTTTGTTTTAATGAGGCTGGGCTGTAAGAGTCTCAAAGCGGCAGAACAACTGTGTAAACCACTTTTACATTCATGTCCAGTTTTCTGTGAAATTTGTTTCAGCTTATAAAATAGCATGTTTTTGACCCAATTTATTTTATCATATGTTATTGACTGTGCTGTGTGCATGGATAAGCTGTTTGTGTGTCATCTGTGATGGAAAATGTTCAGCTGGCTAAGCCTAGATGTAATCTCCTCCCTTGCTCCTGAACATTCCTCTGCCAGCCTGTCAGTAAGAAGCTAACATGGTCACTCACTTCATGGTAGCGCAGGAGGATTGTGGGCAGGAAACGGGGACAAATCACAATGTGTAAACTGATGACAGACCACAGATAACACAAATATGTTCATCTCCACCACTGATTCACTCACCCATACACCAATTTGACACTCTACTTCCCCAAACCCACACTTTCTTTACACTTTGCCACTGGTGCTTTCGTAGTAGAGTGTAGAAATTATACTATGAGGTCCTGACACAGGTCAACATCTCCATAACAGTCATTATCAATTGTAACTAGAGCATCACTGCACACCTGTGTGatccacacacacaatcagaGAGGAGTCTTACCCTTCTGTGGTCAGGCAGAAGTCCTCCCCATCCTGGCAGACCTCCACGCCTTCCAAGGTGGTCACTCCCATGGTGGGCATAGGGGGCCGAGGAGGGGGTGCAGACGGAGGGGTGCAGCTCCTACAGCACTCTCCCTCCGCTGGCCCCTCAGGGGAGCAGCTGGTCTCCAGGGTGACGCCTGGATGGGCTGTGACGGGGTCCACGTGGGAGGGGTTCTTAGGGTGGAGACTGTGATCTGTAAGGTCGCTCCTTCTGTGGGTCAACATGGGACTGACATAAAAAATAAACGTGGTCCACTAGTCCACAGCCTCTGGGCTTCTCTGTCTACCagcttccccctctctgtctctctctccctccccctctacctctctttttctctctcccccctctctctacggGTATGGCTTTGCAGAAGTGGGATTGTGGGATTAGCGTCTCATTTGATTATGGAGGTTGGGTGGGTGACATCAGCCTGTCCCTCTGCCAAGTGGACACACAGTGCAGGAAATCTGTGGAACATGAAACATGCACACCATCCAGCAGCGTGCACTGTTACATTGGCTCTGTAAGTGTGCAGCTGCTCACGCGCAGTCTGCCGAGGAGACGTTTCACTCCTTCAGTCAAGACTAAGCAGGCTGTGCCcccaccagctctctctctctctctctctctctctatttctctgtctctctctcctggtgtgtGCTGTCACTCTCGTCAGAGTGGATTTGGACAATTCAAGGGAATTAGCCTTGAGATCAAAGTCTTGGGGGTGTGGTGGAGATATATATAGCAGCAGGCAGCAGGAAAGCCATGTCCACTCAAACGCAGCATCAGTCACTGTAATCCCCATAGTACACATCCTGTGGTTCAAGCAGAGAGACGACCGGCCACTGTCAGTCAACCTGTTTAATGGCCTCACTGATTGATTTTCCACTCATGCACCTGTGCCGAAGCCACTGATTGATATGTTAATGCTTAATAGTATTAACCTTGTTCCATGATTGATTTCTCTGATCTATAGGACCTCATCTTATTCACGTCAATGgttctgttattttattaggatcctagCTGGTGCAAAAGCAGTAGCTACTCCTCCttgggtccacacaaaacatgaaggaTGACATAATACAGAGTAATTAGAGACAAGAACAGCTCAGCTGTGTATGTCGATGTCACAATAAGTACTGACAGTTTGGTATGACTCATATGAACTGGTTCCCCAGGGATTGCATCTATAGCAATCCCAATTTCTCTGATGTAACCCCTCCCGATGGTCACAATCAAAATGATGATGTCAAGCCTCTGACACGGAAGTGTTGAGATATGACACGAGAGATCATGAGCTGGGCTGTGACGGGGTCCACGTGGGAGGGGTTCTGAGGGTGGAGACTGAAACTTTAACAGATGcaaaattgagagcatcctgtcgggttgtatcacggcaactgcaccacccgcaaccacaaagctctccagagggtctgaccaacgcatcaccgggggcaaacaacctgccctccaggacacctacagcacccgatgtcacaggaaggccaaaaagatcaacatggaaaacaaccacccgaaccactgcctgttcaccccgatgtcatccagaaggcgaggtcaaacagcttctatctcaaggccatcagaccgtaaaatagccatcactagcacattagaggctgctgcactatatacatagacttgaaatcattagaagtcactttaataacatttacatatgttgcattactcatctcatatgtacagttgaagtcagaagtttacatacaccttagccaaatacatttaaactcacttttttttgcaattcctgacatttaatccgagtaagaATTCCATGTTTTTggacagttaggatcaccactttattttaagaatgtgaaatgtcagaataatagtagagagcattatttatttcagcttttaattctttcatcacattcccagtgggtcagaagtttacctacactcaattagtatttggtagcattgcctttacattgtttaaattGCGTCAAACATTTtgcgtagccttccacaagcttcccataataagttgggtgaattttggcccattcctcctgacagagctggtgtaactgagtcaggtttgtaggcctccttgctcgcacacactttttcagttctgcccacaaattttctataggattgaggtcagggctttgtgatggc
Encoded proteins:
- the LOC118397725 gene encoding uncharacterized protein LOC118397725 isoform X2, whose amino-acid sequence is MPTMGVTTLEGVEVCQDGEDFCLTTEGGMEALGAQESSMGEMSPKRNNENRLPFQIFPEPVEVSLSPEGSPNHLQQFSPSEKERLPSIMVEPTDMSEVESGELRWPPEDMEFCSEEDDLFLEQCIPPANIADWGEEEEEKSVVINHQQNTSLIDLQSDAFRDETPILPPSSSPALN
- the LOC118397725 gene encoding uncharacterized protein LOC118397725 isoform X1, which gives rise to MLTHRRSDLTDHSLHPKNPSHVDPVTAHPGVTLETSCSPEGPAEGECCRSCTPPSAPPPRPPMPTMGVTTLEGVEVCQDGEDFCLTTEGGMEALGAQESSMGEMSPKRNNENRLPFQIFPEPVEVSLSPEGSPNHLQQFSPSEKERLPSIMVEPTDMSEVESGELRWPPEDMEFCSEEDDLFLEQCIPPANIADWGEEEEEKSVVINHQQNTSLIDLQSDAFRDETPILPPSSSPALN